One region of Vanessa tameamea isolate UH-Manoa-2023 chromosome 27, ilVanTame1 primary haplotype, whole genome shotgun sequence genomic DNA includes:
- the LOC113392018 gene encoding uncharacterized protein LOC113392018 → MQKLILLLICLTAKHVLSSPVMTRQDLFKQAHRDVFCANLINFNDFYYSMDEPKNITGIPADMTVHWKTGKVFYTLISDEMKMNLQVLHPSGETETIKVAGLGQSTTVDNLNDIVYLATDNGIYKYKDDGSIELYTALGEDVMYITVSSDGSTMYIATWPQNRVHKITNDGQKQETFSPIPNGHGLTVDTRNNIFFAATKTSYVLKAGQNVPIKIKGLPSERMTGVFVSRSDEIFAMDENSNLYSIDAENASAKHLGNFNVSGVNTFALDSADNVLIGVKNGILKFLAYEKNPCGDYQKLNKIGKRHSRRRKHRRTTTTTEENEEYED, encoded by the exons ATGCAGAAACTAATTCTATTACTTATCTGCTTAACTGCGAAACATGTTCTATCCAGTCCAGTTATGACACGACAAGATTTATTCAAACAAGCACATAGAGATGTATTCTGTgcgaatttaataaatttcaacgaCTTCTATTACTCAATGGACGAACCTAAAAACATAACTGGCATACCAGCTGATATGACTGTCCATTGGAAGACCGGTAAAGTGTTCTACACGCTAATAAGCGACGAAATGAAAATGAACCTGCAAGTCTTACATCCCAGTGGTGAAACCGAGACAATAAAAGTAGCTGGTTTAGGTCAATCGACGACCGTTGATAACCTCAACGATATTGTATATCTTGCTACTGATaatggtatttataaatataaagatgacGGCTCAATCGAACTTTACACGGCTTTGGGGGAAGACGTTATGTATATAACAGTTTCGAGTGATGGAAGTACTATGTACATAGCTACATGGCCGCAGAATCgagtacataaaataacaaatgatgGCCAAAAACAGGAAACGTTCTCACCTATACCTAACGGTCACGGTTTGACGGTAGATACtagaaataacatatttttcgcAGCGACTAAAACGTCTTATGTATTGAAAGCAGGTCAAAACGTACCGATTAAAATCAAAGGATTGCCCAGTGAAAGAATGACCGGTGTATTCGTTAGTCGATCAGACGAAATATTTGCAATGGACGAAAATAGTAACCTCTACAGTATTGATGCGGAAAATGCGAGCGCAAAACACTTAGGTAATTTCAACGTATCTGGTGTTAACACATTTGCTCTCGATTCAGCTGATAACGTGCTGATCGGTGTGAAGAATGGAATTTTGAAGTTTTTAGCTTATGAGAAAAATCCCTGCGGTGACTACCAaaa gctaAACAAAATTGGAAAACGACACAGTAGAAGACGTAAACATAGACGTACAACGACTACTACTGAAGAAAATGAAGAATACGAAGATTAA